Proteins from a genomic interval of Aspergillus flavus chromosome 7, complete sequence:
- a CDS encoding RNA polymerase II transcription initiation protein (TFIIH and nucleotide excision repair factor 3 complexes subunit): MAMAVAPSRPFDYLESLPGTTFYKLYQQPSTALAIFRRMLPDLAKCFVMALLYLKDPLPATDLEAWVKAESLKERDNALSILGRLHILSNTVITDNVRAYKVTDPFASSLRQALTGAEKTQSFGVLWHISDGAAVSIAELDEYARRQWEGVLGYMVGTSGLGIQRDANLSKGVKQLLQAGHLVEIRDRRVEITQDGFAFVLQDVSTQVWHILMLYVESADAIGMSSVEVLSFVFLLSSLELGKAYDKKHLTSNQLRTLTDLADFGIVYQDSPDASHFYPTRLATTLTSDSSALSNPISGSLSGPSGTGSNKAGSGFIIVETNYRLYAYTSSPLQISLIALFTTLKYRFPNLITGKITRQSVRRAIEMGITADQIISYLATHAHPQMRKHNVSRSTSNQAGIPPSVLPPTVTDQIRLWQLERDRVKATPGFLFKDFVSLAEYEAPCRYAEEIGVLVWKSDRKRMFFVTRHEQVAAFLRSRK; the protein is encoded by the exons ATGGCCATGGCTGTCGCTCCCTCCCGTCCATTTGATTATCTGGAAAGCCTGCCTGGAACGACTTTCTACAAGCTCTACCAGCAGCCATCTACCGCCCTCGCCATCTTCAGGCGCATGTTACCTGACCTAG CAAAATGTTTCGTCATGGCGCTTCTATATCTTAAAGACCCTCTCCCAGCAACAGATCTGGAGGCCTGGGTCAAGGCAGAAAGCTTGAA GGAGCGAGATAATGCATTGTCAATACTGGGTCGACTCCATATTCTATCCAACACCGTGATCACAGATAACGTTCGTGCGTACAAAGTCACCGATCCGTTTGCCTCATCGCTCCGTCAGGCTCTGACGGGCGCTGAAAAGACGCAGTCCTTTGGTGTACTCTGGCATATATCAGATGGAGCAGCCGTTTCCATAGCTGAACTGGACGAGTACGCCCGGCGTCAGTGGGAGGGGGTATTGGGATACATGGTCGGAACCAGCGGACTTGGTATTCAGCGCGATGCAAACCTGAGCAAAGGCGTGAAGCAACTTTTGCAGGCTGGGCATCTTGTCGAAATCCGGGATCGTCGCGTGGAGATCACACAAGATGGATTCGCTTTTGTTCTACAGGATGTCAGCACCCAAGTTTGGCACATCCTTATGCTCTATGTTGAAAGCGCGGACGCAATCGGAATGAGCAGTGTGGAGGTCCTCTCGTTCGTTTTCTTGCTGAGCAGCTTGGAGCTTGGAAAAGCATACGATAAGAAGCACCTGACATCAAACCAACTCCGTACTCTGACGGACCTGGCGGATTTTGGCATTGTCTACCAAGATTCCCCGGATGCCAGTCATTTCTACCCCACTCGCCTCGCCACTACTCTTACCTCCGACTCCAGCGCTTTGAGCAACCCCATTTCAGGTTCCCTCTCCGGTCCCTCTGGCACAGGCTCAAACAAGGCGGGATCTggattcatcatcgtcgAAACAAACTACCGACTGTATGCATATACCTCTTCGCCGTTGCAGATCTCTCTTATTGCACTTTTCACTACACTTAAATACCGCTTTCCCAACCTGATCACCGGCAAAATTACCCGCCAGTCGGTGCGCCGCGCCATAGAGATGGGTATCACTGCCGACCAAATTATCTCGTATCTGGCTACCCACGCTCACCCTCAGATGCGCAAACATAATGTCTCCCGATCTACGTCTAATCAGGCCGGAATACCGCCATCCGTTCTGCCCCCGACTGTCACTGATCAGATTCGGCTTTGGCAACTGGAACGAGATCGCGTCAAAGCAACCCCTGGCTTTTTGTTCAAGGACTTCGTTAGCTTGGCAGAATATGAGGCTCCATGTCGGTACGCTGAAGAGATCGGGGTTCTCGTCTGGAAATCAGATCGAAAGCGGATGTTCTTTGTAACGAGGCATGAGCAAGTTGCAGCTTTCTTGAGGAGTAGGAAATAG
- a CDS encoding DNA topoisomerase I-interacting protein (Topoisomerase 1-associated factor 1): MNDEAVAFSQAVQVVDPDVRAHVYSLVTALGGFNGEDADRYVLGDDALACLRDIRRWLKLYDEKYHRMDVARCLGEANLVNGDLLPIFSLWWSTGQKSKYMSRIALACLELLVPLTWPLEVHGEMTVNHHRHFPYLQHAQVSYKRGLLSRGDLNFLRTIIRIGLPSMAVPRSERTTRDDGILKLMLYLLRNIVVIAPNARLAADGDEEETSRSATINAFQAQDVFALLLTMCSNVGDDFNMQDVILLEILFHLVKGVNVQKLFMDDAQRSAKHTDELDTLLKQESSLRREYAKNAPTRHGRFGTMIWVKRDDAKVSTVSGQDVLKDSQATLQKMDESKKWNRPQPRKTHEDSVLNNDFSTPAHLNSTASRNLRMFVEEFLDSGFNPLFTHVRKALEREADRVVPINSRQFFYTVAWFLDAERARRARQQEMHLQNGKPMKELERDGFGLVASVLDQETLVFLNRSMQISFDQKDWEDLNAEMRCFTQILLTVQEMTQSLLEEDQEIAENIQNRIFYEETTHDRVLAIMREYKGQGFGYLDACTELSHVFLRMLERYSKENVDMQVRSRRRSRRKNMETQVAAPEDNNEEHASDDEDIMEAERICRERKFDFKRFAAKFCNQKCVDTFVAFTKFFRELNSDQLKRAHRYFYRIAFKQEMSVLLFRVDILNLFYTMIKGPGAMDSSKPIFKEWEELVRQVIRRMIKKIDQRPALITELLFSKMNSTLFYLEYGHERQTLPSVRRAPAELEVNPSEATTQEDKIKIVIGALVMDGQADLVAWVSNVLGTAAEERESWEAYEDAQRDEAQGAPRAPNPMIAVLPHDDACKQAMYFNAKLRLLMTLVGFERLGMEDVVGASWVVPSSQGSKDLKGIKLTIDKCLEDPYTGDIEHDPRQMLRRKYKPDDKEHNRQTTLDVDFGSESEGEDVPDGPLFPPNPRSKANAPNDSKTRRKNREAVGEREPIDEDTLEARRKARQENTRARLAKIKSELFVHASDDESDEEADKEFFDLEEKRRKEQAARVRKALLTGVVDEIGRKANKKSERKRLSNSGKSDTQSKRQRRGRTTEALDEDDDIIMDGAVARSSDHATEDDENTSATSDEDDEFDFDDNLAFRRDRDLDRDPVLPSHAEDMQPTDTRELRDNDENAPVATLARRRLRAGFVIDSDSE, translated from the exons ATGAACGACGAAGCTGTGGCTTTTAGTCAGGCTGTTCAAGTTGTAGACCCTGATGTCCGCGCACACGTTTATAGTCTAGTCACTGCG TTAGGCGGATTTAACGGCGAAGATGCGGACCGATATGTACTTGGAGACGATGCACTGGCTTGCTTGCGTGACATTAGACGCTGGCTGAAATTGTACGACGAGAAGTATCACCGCATGGATGTTGCTCGGTGCCTTGGAGAAGCGAATTTGGTCAACGGAGACTTACTACCGATCTTTTCGCTATGGTGGAGTACTGGTCAAAAGAGTAAATATATGTCTAGGATCGCATTAGCGTGCT TGGAATTGCTAGTTCCGTTGACCTGGCCATTGGAAGTCCACGGCGAGATGACTGTCAACCATCACCGACACTTTCCATACTTGCAGCACGCTCAAGTCTCTTATAAGCGAGGTCTTCTGAGCCGTGGCGATCTCAACTTCCTTCGAACTATTATCCGAATTGGCCTTCCTAGCATGGCCGTTCCACGGTCTGAACGAACAACACGGGACGACGGTATACTCAAACTTATGCTCTATTTGTTACGAAATATCGTAGTGATCGCCCCAAATGCTCGTCTTGCGGCggatggtgatgaggaggagacgTCTAGATCTGCGACTATCAATGCCTTTCAGGCTCAAGACGTatttgcccttcttcttacTATGTGTTCCAACGTTGGCGATGACTTCAATATGCAAGATGTGATTCTTCTCGAGATACTCTTCCACCTGGTGAAGGGTGTCAATGTCCAAAAACTATTCATGGATGATGCCCAGCGAAGCGCAAAACACACAGATGAGCTAGATACCCTACTAAAGCAAGAGTCATCTCTGCGGCGGGAGTACGCCAAAAATGCACCCACTCGACACGGACGGTTCGGAACTATGATTTGGGTCAAACGTGATGATGCTAAGGTTTCTACTGTATCAGGGCAAGACGTTCTCAAAGATAGCCAGGCAACGCTCCAGAAAATGGATGAAAGCAAGAAGTGGAACAGGCCCCAGCCACGCAAAACACATGAAGACTCAGTTCTCAACAATGACTTTAGTACGCCAGCCCATCTTAATTCCACCGCATCAAGAAACCTGCGGATGTTTGTTGAAGAATTCCTCGACTCTGGATTCAATCCTTTATTCACCCATGTTCGGAAAGCCTTGGAACGAGAAGCCGACCGTGTCGTACCTATCAATTCTCGTCAATTCTTCTACACCGTCGCCTGGTTTCTGGATGCCGAACGCGCACGCCGTGCGCGCCAGCAGGAGATGCATTTACAGAATGGAAAACCCATGAAAGAATTGGAACGGGATGGGTTTGGCCTTGTGGCTAGTGTACTTGACCAAGAAACTCTCGTATTTCTGAACCGATCTATGCAAATTAGTTTCGACCAAAAAGACTGGGAAGATCTAAATGCGGAAATGCGCTGCTTCACTCAAATCTTGCTAACTGTGCAAGAGATGACACAGTCTCTGCTTGAGGAGGACCAGGAAATTGCCGAGAACATTCAGAACCGTATATTCTACGAAGAAACAACTCATGACCGCGTGCTTGCTATCATGCGTGAGTACAAAGGTCAAGGATTCGGTTACCTGGATGCATGCACAGAGCTTTCGCATGTTTTCCTACGTATGCTGGAGCGATACTCTAAAGAGAATGTCGACATGCAAGTGCGATCTCGACGGCGATCTCGGCGCAAAAACATGGAAACTCAAGTAGCTGCACCCGAAGATAACAACGAAGAGCATGCatccgatgatgaggacaTCATGGAGGCCGAACGAATTTGTAGGGAGCGTAAGTTCGACTTCAAGCGCTTTGCTGCCAAGTTTTGCAACCAAAAGTGTGTTGACACTTTCGTTGCTTTCACGAAGTTCTTTAGGGAACTTAACTCGGACCAATTAAAACGTGCCCATCGCTATTTTTACAGGATCGCCTTCAAACAAGAAATGAGCGTCCTGTTGTTCCGCGTTGATATACTTAACCTTTTTTACACGATGATTAAAGGACCTGGCGCCATGGACTCAAGCAAACCAATCTTCAAGGAGTGGGAAGAGCTGGTCCGACAGGTCATCAGACGAATGATAAAGAAGATCGACCAGCGTCCTGCCCTTATTACTGAGTTACTCTTCAGCAAAATGAACTCGACATTATTCTACCTGGAATATGGCCATGAGAGACAAACCCTACCCTCGGTGAGAAGGGCGCCAGCTGAGCTTGAAGTCAATCCCAGTGAAGCAACAACGCAAGAGGACAAGATAAAAATTGTTATTGGTGCCCTGGTCATGGATGGGCAGGCCGATTTGGTTGCATGGGTTAGCAATGTTTTAGGCACTGCAgcggaagaaagagagtcaTGGGAGGCCTATGAGGATGCTCAGAGAGACGAGGCTCAGGGAGCACCCAGAGCCCCTAATCCGATGATTG CCGTCCTACCTCACGACGATGCATGTAAACAGGCGATGTACTTCAACGCTAAGCTGCGTCTTCTTATGACTTTAGTAGGGTTTGAGCGACTGGGAATGGAAGATGTTGTCGGAGCTTCCTGGGTTGTGCCGTCCTCGCAGGGGTCAAAAGATCTAAAAGGCATTAAATTGACGATCGATAAATGTCTTGAAGATCCATACACGGGAGACATTGAGCATGATCCTCGTCAGATGCTTCGGCGCAAATACAAACCCGATGATAAGGAGCACAATCGCCAAACTACACTTGATGTTGACTTTGGATCTGAGTCAGAGGGTGAAGATGTCCCGGATGGGCCACTTTTCCCGCCAAACCCCCGGTCGAAAGCGAACGCGCCCAATGATTCGAAAACGCGGCGCAAGAATCGCGAAGCAGTTGGCGAGCGCGAGCCGATAGACGAAGATACTCTGGAAGCGCGTCGTAAGGCGCGCCAGGAGAACACAAGAGCCCGTCTAGCCAAGATAAAGAGTGAATTGTTCGTCCATGCCAGTGATGACGAATCCGACGAGGAGGCCGACAAGGAATTCTTTGATCTCGAGGAGAAACGGCGAAAAGAACAAGCTGCGCGAGTCAGAAAGGCATTGCTTACTGGCGTTGTAGACGAGATTGGCCGTAAAGCGAACAAAAAGAGCGAACGCAAGCGACTAAGCAACTCTGGGAAGTCTGACACGCAAAGTAAACGGCAACGGCGCGGCCGAACAACAGAAGCActcgacgaagatgatgacatTATCATGGATGGTGCTGTTGCTCGCTCGTCTGACCATGCAACTGAAGACGACGAAAATACTTCTGCCACGTcagatgaagacgatgagtTTGATTTCGACGACAATTTAGCCTTCCGTCGAGACCGGGATCTAGACAGGGACCCGGTACTGCCTAGCCACGCGGAAGACATGCAACCAACCGATACGCGTGAGCTAAGAGACAATGACGAAAACGCCCCGGTGGCTACATTGGCTCGAAGGCGATTGCGTGCCGGGTTTGTGATTGACAGCGACTCTGAATAG
- a CDS encoding DEAD helicase superfamily protein (DEAD box containing helicase), with protein MGLQSRQAMAHGLDSRPSVEDFREDSVWVQLAKTHWLETPKVRKVKQDVIKKDIWDPLEADNFNFRSLLTLENLNILEKFLWPTYTEDASNYHVLLLALIVTVKQREHLPIWDIFSDRPDDFSNLFHRILSMSIDQSLLTSSRLSIVSFIISSFQSLENVLIRKECAPLVSISIWHNLSSDDAREQVLGKGPTLKKAWRAAAKRYDAADEAAKAKMRFDRSWLYTMLLDFLQRLNGTEKDQVDNLRYCERFLEFLVDLESQLPTRRYVNTLLKDLNILPVIRLSKLYRSSENALFRDLYNLLKHFATFSIDDYTGESLSPQAVYDTHCQELAHLQRTSMKYFKDKLMILALSNYGSIEQRPELEGQLSSLDDSELRSLCSHLGFRTDYPKQCQITPDRHLYLEILLSFYERKAPFQDAVSRLSIVPTEENLYDPALLRNETYDGSKPLAIPKLNLQYLSLGDFLWRSFLLYRSEAFFQIRKDMETIVKRMQPRASRDGKSLTFDGFSRMAIPISKPAIIEVAPPKVGFSNPAFVRAEIVIEVGRLADHVRMEWESLRPDDVVFLLAVQPGAANKMAFQDPTLTDSPSLTHLRTAEIVQVLDENGRPLREPVSGQTNGHRSRPRIRRLLVNLDPDAFKVDKDRSMQGKPDIYPLVNVVARRKGRENNFKSILETMQRLIVSDIALPSWLQDIFLGYGDPAGARYTELPNRLKSVDFRDTFLDWQHLIESFPGTTIEPSGEETSSFGPPYVLEYVEDSQKTPSTNASKKRRRDQTEKDKSSYSLRVSTYKPPNPGPYPVDAPKLNSVRFTPAQVEAIASGTQPGLTIIVGPPGTGKTDVATQIINNLYHNFPNERTLLVAHSNQALNQLFQKIVALDIDERHLLRLGHGEEELETESSYSKYGRVESFLDNRNFYLSEVTRLASSIGAQGAHGNSCETAGYFNTVYIQPAWAKFWDQARTENISLEEIIAAFPFHAYFSNAPQPVFDSSSPKEAVLDVAEGCQRHIDKIFSELEDIRPFEILRQPKDKANYLLVKEARIIAMTSTHAAMRRQEIADLGFHYDNVVMEEAAQITEIESFIPSALQTMKDGQLPLKRVVLCGDHLQNSPIIQNLAFRQYAHFEQSLFLRLVRLGVPVIILDQQGRSRRSIAELFRWRYKQLGDLPVVETADEFKQANAGFQFDYQFINVPDYQGAGEREPTPHFIQNLGEAEYAVALFQYMRLLGYPASKISILATYAGQTALIKDVLNHRCAKNALFGMPKIVTTVDKYQGEQNDYVILSLTRTRTVGYLRDVRRLTVALSRARLGLYILGRREVFESCYELKPAFDLLFQRPDKLMLAPGEMFPTTRSLDDEIQGTPMEGVEHLGQYVFEMTQAKLKAIGEQDIMVEDAMPNGEEGLVDEDEIMLGAGEEPDEDPLHEHVFTGA; from the exons ATGGGCCTACAATCACGTCAGGCAATGGCGCACGGCCTTGATTCCAGGCCCAGCGTTGAAGATTTTCGCGAAGACAGCGTGTGGGTGCAGCTAGCCAAAACTCACTGGCTCGAGACACCCAAGGTCCGGAAAGTCAAGCAGGATGTCATTAAGAAGGATATATGGGACCCCCTCGAAGCGGACAATTTCAACTTTCGCTCACTTCTAACATTGGAAAATTTGAATATTTTAGAGAA GTTTCTTTGGCCGACCTACACAGAAGATGCCTCGAACTACCATGTACTGCTGCTGGCGCTGATTGTCACTGTCAAGCAGCGGGAACACCTACCGATATGG GACATCTTCTCCGACCGACCGGATGATTTTTCCAACCTTTTCCATCGAATTCTATCCATGAGTATCGACCAGTCCCTTCTTACATCGTCGCGCCTGTCCATCGTATCCTTCATAATTAGCTCTTTTCAATCCCTCGAGAATGTTTTGATACGGAAGGAATGTGCACCTCTGGTTTCAATTTCAATCTGGCACAATCTCTCGAGTGACGATGCACGAGAACAGGTGCTCGGAAAGGGCCCAACGTTGAAGAAAGCATGGAGAGCTGCCGCGAAGCGATATGACGCAGCAGACGAAGCGGCCAAAGCAAAGATGAGGTTTGACCGGTCATGGCTCTACACAATGCTTCTCGATTTTCTTCAGAGATTGAACGGCACGGAGAAAGACCAGGTAGATAACCTGCGTTACTGTGAGAGGTTTCTTGAATTCCTAGTGGATTTAGAAAGTCAACTTCCCACGAGACGATATGTCAACACTTTGCTGAAAGACCTCAACATTCTACCAGTCATTCGTTTATCAAAGCTCTACCGTTCTTCGGAGAATGCGCTATTCCGTGACTTgtataatctattaaaacATTTCGCTACATTTTCAATTGATGATTATACAGGAGAGAGTCTGTCACCCCAGGCAGTGTATGATACTCACTGCCAGGAGCTAGCCCACTTGCAGCGAACTTCCATGAAATACTTTAAGGACAAATTGATGATTCTAGCTTTGTCAAATTACGGTTCAATTGAGCAGCGTCCGGAGCTGGAAGGGCAGCTATCTTCTTTAGACGACTCTGAGCTCCGAAGCCTTTGTTCACATCTCGGATTTCGGACAGACTATCCAAAACAATGTCAAATTACGCCCGATCGCCATCTGTATCTAGAAATACTCTTGTCCTTTTACGAGCGCAAGGCACCATTCCAGGATGCTGTATCACGCCTAAGTATTGTTCCGACGGAAGAAAATCTTTACGACCCAGCTTTACTGCGGAATGAAACCTATGACGGATCTAAGCCACTTGCAATTCCAAAATTGAATCTTCAGTACTTGAGCCTCGGGGATTTTCTATGGCGTTCGTTTCTCTTGTATCGATCCGAAGCCTTCTTCCAGATCCGCAAAGATATGGAGACGATTGTCAAGCGTATGCAGCCCCGAGCCAGTCGAGACGGCAAAAGTCTGACTTTTGATGGATTCTCCCGGATGGCTATCCCTATTTCGAAACCTGCTATCATCGAGGTTGCGCCCCCGAAGGTTGGCTTCTCAAATCCAGCTTTTGTCCGAGCTGAGATCGTGATTGAGGTTGGTAGGCTGGCAGACCACGTCCGGATGGAATGGGAGTCGCTCCGGCCCGACGACGTGGTTTTCCTTCTGGCTGTGCAGCCTGGCGCTGCAAACAAAATGGCGTTCCAGGACCCAACCCTAACTGATAGCCCCAGCCTAACGCACCTCAGGACAGCGGAAATTGTGCAGGTACTTGATGAAAACGGCCGTCCATTGCGCGAACCCGTCTCGGGGCAGACCAATGGGCATCGATCGAGGCCACGTATCAGGAGACTCTTGGTTAACCTTGACCCTGATGCCTTCAAAGTGGACAAAGATCGCAGCATGCAGGGAAAGCCAGATATCTATCCGTTGGTTAACGTAGTCGCAAGGAGAAAGGGGAGGGAAAATAATTTCAAGTCTATACTGGAGACTATGCAAAGGCTCATTGTCTCCGACAttgctcttccttcctgGCTGCAGGACATCTTTTTGGGCTATGGGGACCCTGCAGGGGCTCGTTACACAGAATTGCCGAACAGACTTAAGTCAGTCGATTTTCGCGATACGTTCTTGGACTGGCAGCATCTGATAGAGAGCTTCCCGGGGACAACAATTGAGCCTTCTGGCGAGGAGACATCAAGCTTCGGTCCCCCATATGTGCTTGAATACGTCGAAGATTCCCAAAAAACGCCTTCGACGAATGCCTCCAAGAAGCGGCGGAGAGACCAAACTGAGAAGGACAAATCGTCCTACTCACTCCGCGTTTCAACATATAAGCCGCCTAATCCAGGCCCTTACCCTGTTGATGCGCCCAAACTAAACTCTGTCCGGTTTACACCAGCTCAGGTGGAAGCCATCGCATCTGGAACACAACCTGGGTTGACTATTATTGTCGGACCTCCCGGAACTGGAAAGACGGATGTTGCAACGCAAATCATTAATAACCTTTACCATAATTTTCCCAATGAGCGCACGCTGTTGGTTGCGCACAGCAACCAGGCATTAAACCAACTTTTCCAAAAGATAGTCGCACTGGATATCGACGAACGCCACCTTTTGCGCCTTGGTCACGGTGAAGAAGAGTTGGAGACTGAGTCAAGCTATAGCAAATATGGCCGGGTTGAATCATTCCTCGATAACCGTAACTTTTATCTCTCTGAAGTTACACGGTTAGCATCATCTATTGGAGCACAGGGCGCCCATGGAAACTCTTGCGAGACCGCCGGGTACTTCAACACCGTCTATATCCAGCCTGCATGGGCTAAGTTCTGGGACCAGGCCCGCACCGAAAATATCTCTCTTGAAGAGATCATTGCAGCCTTCCCATTTCATGCTTACTTTTCCAATGCCCCGCAGCCCGTATTCGACTCTTCGAGTCCTAAGGAAGCAGTGCTAGATGTAGCAGAAGGTTGCCAACGGCATATCGACAAGATATTCTCAGAGCTAGAAGATATCCGGCCGTTTGAGATCTTACGGCAACCGAAAGATAAGGCTAATTACCTCCTGGTGAAGGAGGCCAGGATCATTGCAATGACATCCACACATGCAGCAATGCGCCGTCAGGAGATCGCTGATCTTGGCTTTCACTATGACAATGTTGTGATGGAAGAAGCCGCACAGATCACAGAGATCGAAAGCTTCATTCCCTCCGCCTTGCAAACCATGAAGGATGGCCAGCTCCCATTGAAACGCGTGGTACTCTGCGGCGATCATCTTCAGAATTCCCCAATCATCCAAAACCTTGCATTCCGACAGTACGCGCATTTTGAACAAAGTCTTTTCCTTCGCCTGGTAAGACTGGGTGTCCCTGTAATTATACTGGATCAGCAGGGTCGTTCGAGACGGAGCATCGCGGAACTATTTCGGTGGCGTTACAAGCAACTGGGAGATTTACCAGTCGTTGAGACAGCCGATGAGTTCAAGCAGGCGAATGCTGGGTTTCAGTTCGATTACCAATTCATCAACGTTCCTGATTACCAGGGCGCAGGTGAACGGGAGCCTACTCCTCATTTCATTCAAAACCTGGGTGAAGCAGAATACGCCGTAGCCCTCTTTCAATACATGCGGTTGCTTGGCTACCCAGCGTCGAAGATATCCATCCTTGCTACCTATGCGGGTCAAACAGCGCTGATAAAGGATGTCTTGAACCACCGATGTGCCAAGAATGCCTTGTTCGGCATGCCCAAGATCGTGACTACCGTGGACAAGTATCAGGGCGAACAAAACGATT ATGTAATTCTCTCGCTCACACGAACTCGCACTGTTGGTTACTTACGTGATGTCCGTCGTCTAACGGTTGCACTTTCTCGTGCCCGCCTGGGCCTTTACATACTAGGTCGGCGCGAGGTATTTGAGTCGTGCTATGAGCTTAAGCCAGCATTTGACCTATTATTTCAACGCCCTGACAAGCTAATGCTTGCCCCGGGCGAAATGTTTCCTACCACGCGATCGCTGGACGATGAGATTCAAGGCACACCGATGGAAGGGGTGGAACATCTTGGCCAATACGTGTTCGAAATGACCCAGGCTAAGCTCAAGGCAATAGGCGAGCAAGATATTATGGTTGAGGATGCGATGCCCAATGGTGAAGAAGGTCTAGTGGATGAGGACGAGATCATGCTTGGTGCAGGTGAAGAACCAGATGAAGACCCTCTGCACGAACACGTCTTCACCGGGGCGTAG
- a CDS encoding 3-hydroxyacyl-CoA dehydrogenase codes for MLSSSLRSLGRNGPSIASRAFSSSSSAYAAEVKSLGVIGAGQMGLGIALVAAQKAQVPVTLVDNSQASLDKGLKFADKLLDKDVSKERITREVADTVRSRITTSLKMDDLSSADFVIEAVPEIPDLKSSIFKQLAQIAPKHAILATNTSSISITKIAAATTTNPTDLQAPSRVISTHFMNPVPIQKGVEIISGLQTSQETIDTAIAFVQRMGKIASVSADSPGFLANRILMPYINEAIICLETGVGAREDIDNIMKNGTNVPMGPLTLADFIGLDTCLAIMNVLHQETGDSKYRPSGLLKRMVDAGWMGKKTGKGFYEY; via the exons ATGCTGTCATCGTCCCTCCGGTCTCTCGGCCGCAACGGCCCTTCAATTGCCTCCCGCGCATTCAGCAGTTCCTCCTCGGCTTATGCTGCCGAGGTTAAATCATTAGGAGTAATTGGAGCAGGTCAAATG GGTTTGGGAATCGCTCTTGTTGCTGCACAGAAGGCTCAAGTTCCTGTTACCTTAGTTGACAACTCCCAAGCATCTCTTGATAAGGGCCTCAAATTCGCCG ATAAACTCCTTGATAAGGATGTTTCCAAAGAACGTATTACCCGAGAGGTAGCCGATACCGTCCGCTCTCGCATCACAACTAGCCTGAAGATGGACGACCTTTCATCCGCGGACTTTGTTATTGAGGCTGTTCCAGAAATACCCGATCTCAAAAGCTCTATTTTCAAACAACTTGCTCAAATTGCACCCAAGCATGCCATTCTTGCAACCAATACCTCGTCAATCTCCATTACTAAGATTGCTGCGGCGACGACAACGAATCCGACAGAccttcaagctccttctcGAGTGATCTCGACGCATTTCATGAACCCAGTTCCTATACAGAAGGGCGTCGAGATTATCTCTGGTTTGCAAACGTCTCAAGAGACGATCGATACCGCTATCGCGTTTGTGCAGCGTATGGGCAAGATTGCTTCTGTCTCCGCTGACTCGCCCGGTTTCCTTGCTAATCGTATACTTATGCCTTACATCAACGAGGCAATCATCTGTCTTGAGACTGGAGTTGGTGCCCGCGAGGATATTGACAATATCATGAAGAATGGAACTAACGTTCCTATGGGACCTTTGACTTTGGCCGATTTCATTGGACTTGACACCTGTTTGGCTATCATGAATGTTTTGCATCAGGAAACTGGAGATAGCAAATACCGGCCATCCGGACTTTTGAAGAGAATGGTTGATGCCGGTTGGATGGGCAAGAAGACTGGAAAGGGCTTCTACGAATACTGA